From Desulfurellaceae bacterium:
GGACTGGTCCACCGTGCTTGAGCCGGCGATTCGGATTGCCACCGAAGGCTACACGATCACCAAGCTCCAGCACGACCTGCAAGACCGTGAACTGGCCAGATTCCTCAGGGTGCCGTCCCAGTCCGGGGCGCGCTACTTCTTGAAAGACGGCACGGCGCCCTACGGCGAGGGCGAACTATTTCGACAGCCTGACTTGGCGCGGACTCTCCAGCATATTGCCGAGCACGGCGCCCGCTCGTTTTATACCGGCACAATCGCCAAGCAGATCGACGCCGACATGCAGGCCCACGACGGCTTTCTGCGCGCCGACGACCTGGCCCTGATTCCCTGGCCGATTGAGCGCCCGCCACTCAGACGCCGCTACCGGGACGTGTCGGTGCTGACCTGTCCGCCGCCGGCGGCGGGCCGGACCCTGCTGCTGGTGCTGCTGATGCTGAGCCATCTGCCGTCGCGCTTCATTCGCGGCGGCTCGAAAGAGTCCTACCACTTTATTGCCGAGACGTTTCGTAAAGCCTTTCTCCAGCGTCGCGGCCGCCCTTTTGACCCGAATACCTACCCCCAGGTTCCAGACAAAAAAATGCTGAGCCAGAAGTTCGCCAAAGAGCAGGCGCGCTCCATTCATGCGGAGATCGACCCCGGCCTGCCCTTGATTGAGCCGCCGAGCGACGGCGGCGAAACAACCCATCTGTCGGTCATGGATCATGAGGGCAATGCGGTCGGCATCACCCAGTCGGTTGAGCTGGTGTATGGCTCGAAAGCTGCGGCTGAGGGCTTGGGCTTTCTGTACAACAACTACATGAACGCCCTGGAGACGGACAACCCGGCGCACCCGTTTTATCTGAGACCGAACGCTGTTCCGTGGACCTCGGTGGCGCCGGCCATCATCTTTCACCGCGACCAGCCGTGGATGATCGTCGGCAGTCCGGGCAGCGAGCGTATTTTTTCTACGGTGAGTCAATTTCTGATGCACATGATTGACGGCAGGGCTTCGATGCTCGACGCCATGCTGCGGCCGCGTTTTCACTGTT
This genomic window contains:
- a CDS encoding gamma-glutamyltransferase gives rise to the protein MKIEQIEGSFQSTPDGKAAAADNGMVATAFPEATQAGIEMLQKGGNAVDAACAAALALGVCEPSASGIGGQSMVILHYRGQTTTIDGSTRVPSLAHISRFEKGERFVGYRATTVPSTVAVMGYLNFRYGQLDWSTVLEPAIRIATEGYTITKLQHDLQDRELARFLRVPSQSGARYFLKDGTAPYGEGELFRQPDLARTLQHIAEHGARSFYTGTIAKQIDADMQAHDGFLRADDLALIPWPIERPPLRRRYRDVSVLTCPPPAAGRTLLLVLLMLSHLPSRFIRGGSKESYHFIAETFRKAFLQRRGRPFDPNTYPQVPDKKMLSQKFAKEQARSIHAEIDPGLPLIEPPSDGGETTHLSVMDHEGNAVGITQSVELVYGSKAAAEGLGFLYNNYMNALETDNPAHPFYLRPNAVPWTSVAPAIIFHRDQPWMIVGSPGSERIFSTVSQFLMHMIDGRASMLDAMLRPRFHCSIGGTVSLEADRFDPALVQHLADTGYKIDRREPYAFYLGAIHAVLKCQTQKGFQGVAEIRRDGSAGGL